A single Amblyraja radiata isolate CabotCenter1 unplaced genomic scaffold, sAmbRad1.1.pri S157, whole genome shotgun sequence DNA region contains:
- the LOC116969336 gene encoding somatostatin receptor type 1-like: MEFPTETLPTSVTANMSDLGRERMDWDTIVISSVYALVCCVGVLGNALVIYVILRHTKMKTPTNIYILNLAVADELFMASMPFLAISAALQHWPFGPSACRLVLSMDGMNMFTSVFCLTVLSVDRYLAVAHPIRSASYRRLPVAKVVNLLVWVLSLLVITPIIVFADTQRTESGAVICNLIWTRRWWSKIFVVYTFLLGFLIPVTAIGLCYFLIVVKMREVALKAGWVQRRRSERRITWMVMLVVVVFAVCWTPFYTVQLVNVFWFPPDPTLGQLVIVLSYANSGANPILYAFVSDNFRQSFQKILCVRCLGAGPEEQAGECVMALNPKAGEEEAESQERRASGAVYPNGTCTSRTTAL; encoded by the coding sequence ATGGAGTTCCCCACAGAGACATTGCCGACGTCTGTCACTGCCAACATGTCAGACCTGGGGAGGGAACGCATGGATTGGGACACTATCGTCATCTCCTCGGTCTACGCCCTGGTTTGCTGCGTTGGGGTCTTGGGCAACGCTCTGGTCATCTATGTCATCCTGAGGCACACCAAGATGAAGACCCCCACCAACATCTACATCCTCAACCTGGCTGTGGCCGACGAACTCTTcatggccagcatgcccttcctgGCCATCTCGGCCGCACTCCagcactggcccttcggcccgtccgcCTGCAGGCTGGTCCTCAGCATGGACGGCATGAACATGTTCACCAGCGTCTTCTGCCTGACGGTTCTCAGCGTCGACCGCTACTTGGCGGTGGCCCACCCCATCCGGTCAGCCTCCTACCGGCGGCTGCCCGTGGCCAAGGTGGTCAACCTGCTGGTCTGGGTCCTCTCCCTGCTGGTCATCACCCCCATCATCGTCTTCGCCGACACCCAGAGGACGGAGAGCGGGGCGGTCATCTGTAACCTCATCTGGACCAGGAGGTGGTGGTCCAAGATCTTCGTAGTCTACACCTTCCTCCTGGGCTTCCTCATCCCCGTCACCGCCATCGGCCTCTGCTACTTCCTCATCGTGGTCAAGATGCGGGAGGTGGCCCTCAAGGCGGGCTGGGTCCAGCGGAGGAGGTCGGAGCGGAGGATCACCTGGATGGtgatgttggtggtggtggtcttCGCCGTGTGCTGGACCCCCTTCTACACGGTGCAGCTGGTCAACGTGTTCTGGTTCCCGCCCGACCCCACCCTGGGCCAGCTGGTCATCGTCCTCAGCTACGCCAACAGCGGGGCCAACCCCATCCTCTACGCCTTCGTCTCCGACAACTTCCGGCAGTCCTTCCAGAAGATTCTCTGCGTGCGCTGCCTGGGCGCCGGGCCGGAGGAGCAGGCGGGGGAGTGTGTCATGGCCCTCAACCCCAAAGCGGGCGAGGAGGAGGCCGAGAGCCAGGAGAGACGGGCATCGGGGGCTGTGTACCCTAACGGTACCTGTACCTCCAGGACCACTGCGCTGTAG